A DNA window from Camelina sativa cultivar DH55 chromosome 13, Cs, whole genome shotgun sequence contains the following coding sequences:
- the LOC104737532 gene encoding L-type lectin-domain containing receptor kinase IV.4-like: MFFIKLFTIVFLSFFFHSILSQSLESSSQTVDFTYNGFHPPLTNISIQGIAATTPNGLLKLTNTTMQSTGHAFYTKPIRFKDSQNGTVTSFSTTFVFAIHSEIPTLSSGGMAFVVAPNSSLPFASPFQYLGLLNVADDGKDKNHIFAVELDTIMSIELNDLNNNHVGIDINSLKSVKSKTAGYWDEKDQFINLTLISRKRMQVWVDYDGHTHRIDVTMAPFNENKPRKPLVSLVRDLSSVLLQDMYVGFSSATGSMLSEHYVLGWSFSVNGEAQPLSLGKLPKLPAWDSKPTGVYSFFKNTMPLISLVLIPLFLIIFLVRFIVRRRRKFAEELEDWETEFGKNRLRFKELYYATKGFKDKNLLGSGGFGRVYRGFLPKTKKVIAVKRVSNESRQGLKEFVAEIVSIGQMSHRNLVPLVGYCRRRDELLLVYDYMPNGSLDKYLYNSPEVTLDWKQRFKVINGVASALFYLHEEWEQVVIHRDIKASNVLLDAEYNGRVGDFGLARLCDHGSDPQTTRVVGTWGYLAPDHVRTGRATTATDVFAFGVLLLEVACGRRPIETVNESGETVLLVELVCGFWTEGNILAATDPNLGFEYDQREVEMILKLGLLCSHSDPQARPTMRQALQYLRGDALLPDLSLLDFRVSGKMLGIDHGFSESSCMFTSRSSITNSILSGGR; the protein is encoded by the exons ATGTTCTTCATTAAGCTCTTCACCATCGTCTTCTTAAGCTTCTTTTTTCACTC cataCTCTCTCAATCCCTAGAGTCCTCTTCCCAAACTGTCGACTTCACTTACAATGGCTTTCATCCTCCACTAACTAACATATCCATCCAAGGAATTGCCGCCACCACACCTAACGGTCTCTTAAAGCTAACCAACACAACCATGCAAAGCACCGGTCACGCCTTCTACACCAAACCAATCCGGTTTAAAGATTCCCAAAACGGCACTGTCACGTCCTTCTCCACAACTTTTGTCTTCGCTATCCACTCTGAGATCCCAACACTTAGCAGCGGCGGCATGGCCTTTGTCGTCGCTCCTAACTCCAGCCTCCCATTCGCCAGTCCTTTCCAATACCTCGGCCTCTTAAACGTCGCAGACGATGGTAAAGATAAGAATCATATCTTCGCTGTCGAACTTGACACGATTATGAGTATCGAGCTCAATGATTTGAACAATAACCATGTTGGAATCGATATCAACAGCTTGAAATCGGTAAAAAGTAAGACGGCTGGGTACTGGGACGAGAAAGATCAGTTTATTAATCTCACTTTGATCAGTCGTAAGCGTATGCAGGTTTGGGTCGATTACGATGGTCATACCCATCGTATCGATGTAACCATGGCTCCCTTCAACGAGAACAAACCTAGAAAACCGCTTGTTTCTTTAGTCAGAGATCTGTCTTCGGTTCTGTTACAAGATATGTACGTAGGTTTCTCTTCTGCGACCGGTTCTATGTTGTCGGAACATTATGTTCTTGGGTGGAGTTTTAGTGTGAATGGGGAAGCTCAGCCATTGTCCTTAGGGAAGCTTCCGAAGTTGCCTGCGTGGGATTCAAAACCCACGGGAGTCTACAGCTTCTTCAAGAACACGATGCCTTTGATCTCCCTCGTGTTGATTCCTCTCTTTCTCATTATTTTCCTTGTTCGCTTCATcgtgaggaggaggagaaagttCGCTGAAGAGCTTGAAGATTGGGAAACAGAGTTCGGGAAGAACCGACTAAGGTTCAAGGAGTTGTACTACGCCACTAAGGGGTTCAAGGATAAGAACCTTCTTGGATCAGGTGGGTTCGGGAGGGTTTACAGAGGTTTCTTGCCCAAGACGAAGAAAGTTATCGCTGTGAAAAGAGTCTCGAACGAATCCAGACAAGGGTTGAAAGAGTTTGTGGCTGAGATCGTTAGTATTGGACAGATGAGTCACCGGAACTTAGTTCCTCTTGTGGGTTATTGCCGCCGGAGAGATGAGCTTCTTCTGGTGTACGATTACATGCCCAATGGAAGCTTAGATAAGTATTTGTACAACAGTCCGGAGGTAACCCTAGATTGGAAACAGAGGTTTAAAGTTATCAATGGTGTGGCCTCTGCCTTATTCTATCTCCACGAGGAATGGGAACAAGTGGTGATTCACCGCGACATCAAAGCAAGTAACGTGTTGTTAGACGCGGAGTACAATGGAAGAGTCGGGGATTTTGGTTTAGCACGATTGTGCGATCATGGTTCAGATCCTCAAACCACGCGCGTTGTTGGAACATGGGGATACCTAGCCCCTGATCATGTTAGGACAGGACGGGCCACAACCGCTACTGATGTTTTTGCGTTCGGGGTGCTCTTACTAGAAGTGGCGTGCGGTAGACGTCCAATTGAGACTGTAAACGAGAGTGGTGAGACCGTCTTGCTCGTGGAATTGGTTTGTGGGTTTTGGACCGAGGGAAACATCTTGGCTGCTACGGATCCAAATCTAGGGTTCGAGTATGACCAAAGAGAAGTAGAAATGATTCTGAAACTAGGTTTGTTGTGCTCTCACTCTGACCCACAGGCTCGACCAACTATGAGACAAGCGCTACAATATTTAAGGGGAGATGCATTGTTACCAGATTTATCGTTGTTGGACTTCCGTGTGAGTGGGAAAATGTTGGGAATCGACCATGGATTTAGTGAGTCGTCATGCATGTTTACAAGTAGATCTTCGATTACTAATTCCATACTTTCCGGAGGGAGGTGA
- the LOC104737526 gene encoding uncharacterized protein LOC104737526, whose product MSQKPHLESSRSSIESCTSQLLSWRPFHRSKTLDSSDHHHPPQQQTNGFHHSTPKRPCFSDRSTSFSIDAFSRLSLADDTLSASNYSSKGSFRLVARKRRRRNSRSVSGRSSDRSGTRRCCSIGAHGTCSDLPFAVGTDSSGELFGEANWGSDVSEAARHSRRERRDSGGEKEASGGFGFAVGIDPMGNESGYGSEPGYRGDAEFGYGDEFDDEEEDVKPLFWEETDSTMGMSGDTKFSDSKPQFRCRRRRQHDYKTVDSMR is encoded by the exons atgtcTCAGAAACCACATCTAGAGTCATCACGAAGCTCAATTGAGTCTTGCACTTCACAGCTCCTCTCATGGCGACCATTTCACCGCTCCAAAACCCTAGACTCATCTGACCACCACCACCCACCTCAGCAGCAGACCAATGGGTTTCATCACTCCACTCCCAAACGCCCTTGCTTCTCCGATCGATCCACTTCTTTCTCCATCGATGCTTTCAGCCGTCTCTCACTCGCCGACGACACGCTATCAGCTTCCAATTACAGCAGTAAAGGAAGTTTCCGGTTAGTAGCGAGGAAACGACGGCGCCGTAACTCGAGATCGGTGTCTGGTCGGAGCAGTGATCGGAGTGGGACTCGGAGGTGTTGCTCCATTGGAGCTCATGGGACTTGCTCGGATTTGCCTTTCGCCGTCGGTACGGATTCAAGTGGTGAGCTTTTTGGTGAAGCGAATTGGGGTTCTGATGTGAGCGAGGCGGCGAGGCATTCACGGAGAGAGCGGCGTGATTCCGGTGGTGAGAAGGAAGCTTCTGGAGGGTTCGGGTTCGCTGTTGGGATTGATCCGATGGGGAATGAATCTGGGTATGGGAGTGAACCTGGTTACAGGGGTGATGCTGAGTTTGGTTATGGTGATGagtttgatgatgaagaagaagatgttaagCCATTGTTTTGGGAAG AGACAGATTCAACAATGGGGATGTCTGGTGATACGAAATTCTCAGATAGTAAACCTCAATTCAGGTGCCGGCGAAGAAGACAACATGACTACAAAACTGTTGATTCAATGAGATAA
- the LOC104737527 gene encoding L-type lectin-domain containing receptor kinase IV.4-like: MSLPNDDFSIDQKKIRIFQTLLTPYIVFVSLFSKDLKPKPKIKIKNRENRAMFVKLLTIVYFFFFSILSQSLESSSQTVDFTYNGFHPPLTNISIQGIAATTPNGLLKLTNTTMQSTGHAFYTKPIRFKDSQNGTVTSFSTTFVFAIHSEIPTLSSGGMAFVVAPNSSLPFASPFQYLGLLNVADDGKDKNHIFAVELDTIMSIELNDLNNNHVGIDINSLKSVKSKTAGYWDEKDQFINLTLISRKRMQVWVDYDGHTHRIDVTMAPFNENKPRKPLVSLVRDLSSVLLQDMYVGFSSATGSMLSEHYVLGWSFSVNGEAQPLSLGKLPKLPAWDSKPTGVYSFFKNTMPLISLVLIPLFLIIFLVRFIVRRRRKFAEELEDWETEFGKNRLRFKELYYATKGFKDKNLLGSGGFGRVYRGFLPKTKKVIAVKRVSNESRQGLKEFVAEIVSIGQMSHRNLVPLVGYCRRRDELLLVYDYMPNGSLDKYLYNSPEVTLDWKQRFKVINGVASALFYLHEEWEQVVIHRDIKASNVLLDAEYNGRVGDFGLARLCDHGSDPQTTRVVGTWGYLAPDHVRTGRATTATDVFAFGVLLLEVACGRRPIETVNESGETVLLVELVCGFWTEGNILAATDPNLGFEYDQREVEMILKLGLLCSHSDPQARPTMRQALQYLRGDALLPDLSLLDFRVSGKMLGIDHGFSESSCMFTSRSSITNSILSGGR; the protein is encoded by the coding sequence ATGAGTCTCCCCAACGACGACTTTTCCATTGACCAAAAGAAGATACGAATTTTTCAAACTCTCCTCACACCATATattgtctttgtttctttattctCTAAAGACTTAAAACCaaagccaaaaataaaaataaaaaacagagaaaacagagccaTGTTCGTCAAGCTCCTCACCATcgtctacttcttcttcttcagcataCTCTCTCAATCCCTAGAGTCCTCTTCCCAAACTGTCGACTTCACTTACAATGGCTTTCATCCTCCACTAACTAACATATCCATCCAAGGAATTGCCGCCACCACACCTAACGGTCTCTTAAAGCTAACCAACACAACCATGCAAAGCACCGGTCACGCCTTCTACACCAAACCAATCCGGTTTAAAGATTCCCAAAACGGCACTGTCACGTCCTTCTCCACAACTTTTGTCTTCGCTATCCACTCTGAGATCCCAACACTTAGCAGCGGCGGCATGGCCTTTGTCGTCGCTCCTAACTCCAGCCTCCCATTCGCCAGTCCTTTCCAATACCTCGGCCTCTTAAACGTCGCAGACGATGGTAAAGATAAGAATCATATCTTCGCTGTCGAACTTGACACGATTATGAGTATCGAGCTCAATGATTTGAACAATAACCATGTTGGAATCGATATCAACAGCTTGAAATCGGTAAAAAGTAAGACGGCTGGGTACTGGGACGAGAAAGATCAGTTTATTAATCTCACTTTGATCAGTCGTAAGCGTATGCAGGTTTGGGTCGATTACGATGGTCATACCCATCGTATCGATGTAACCATGGCTCCCTTCAACGAGAACAAACCTAGAAAACCGCTTGTTTCTTTAGTCAGAGATCTGTCTTCGGTTCTGTTACAAGATATGTACGTAGGTTTCTCTTCTGCGACCGGTTCTATGTTGTCGGAACATTATGTTCTTGGGTGGAGTTTTAGTGTGAATGGGGAAGCTCAGCCATTGTCCTTAGGGAAGCTTCCGAAGTTGCCTGCGTGGGATTCAAAACCCACGGGAGTCTACAGCTTCTTCAAGAACACGATGCCTTTGATCTCCCTCGTGTTGATTCCTCTCTTTCTCATTATTTTCCTTGTTCGCTTCATcgtgaggaggaggagaaagttCGCTGAAGAGCTTGAAGATTGGGAAACAGAGTTCGGGAAGAACCGACTAAGGTTCAAGGAGTTGTACTACGCCACTAAGGGGTTCAAGGATAAGAACCTTCTTGGATCAGGTGGGTTCGGGAGGGTTTACAGAGGTTTCTTGCCCAAGACGAAGAAAGTTATCGCTGTGAAAAGAGTCTCGAACGAATCCAGACAAGGGTTGAAAGAGTTTGTGGCTGAGATCGTTAGTATTGGACAGATGAGTCACCGGAACTTAGTTCCTCTTGTGGGTTATTGCCGCCGGAGAGATGAGCTTCTTCTGGTGTACGATTACATGCCCAATGGAAGCTTAGATAAGTATTTGTACAACAGTCCGGAGGTAACCCTAGATTGGAAACAGAGGTTTAAAGTTATCAATGGTGTGGCCTCTGCCTTATTCTATCTCCACGAGGAATGGGAACAAGTGGTGATTCACCGCGACATCAAAGCAAGTAACGTGTTGTTAGACGCGGAGTACAATGGAAGAGTCGGGGATTTTGGTTTAGCACGATTGTGCGATCATGGTTCAGATCCTCAAACCACGCGCGTTGTTGGAACATGGGGATACCTAGCCCCTGATCATGTTAGGACAGGACGGGCCACAACCGCTACTGATGTTTTTGCGTTCGGGGTGCTCTTACTAGAAGTGGCGTGCGGTAGACGTCCAATTGAGACTGTAAACGAGAGTGGTGAGACCGTCTTGCTCGTGGAATTGGTTTGTGGGTTTTGGACCGAGGGAAACATCTTGGCTGCTACGGATCCAAATCTAGGGTTCGAGTATGACCAAAGAGAAGTAGAAATGATTCTGAAACTAGGTTTGTTGTGCTCTCACTCTGACCCACAGGCTCGACCAACTATGAGACAAGCGCTACAATATTTAAGGGGAGATGCATTGTTACCAGATTTATCGTTGTTGGACTTCCGTGTGAGTGGGAAAATGTTGGGAATCGACCATGGATTTAGTGAGTCGTCATGCATGTTTACAAGTAGATCTTCGATTACTAATTCCATACTTTCCGGAGGGAGGTGA
- the LOC104737531 gene encoding L-type lectin-domain containing receptor kinase IV.4-like, with amino-acid sequence MFFIIKLFTIFYLSFFCESLKSDFTYNGFRPPPTDISIQGITTFTPNGLLMLTNTTMQSVGHAFYTKPIRFKDSPNGTVSSFSTTFVLAIQPQTPLVGTHGMAFVVAPSPSLPLATFGQYLGLFNVTNDGNDSNHVFAVEFDTIRNMVFNDTNNNHVGIDINSLNSAKSSLAGYWDEKDQFNNLTLISSKRMQVWIGYDGRSHRIDVTMAPFNENKPRKPLVSIVRDLSSVLLQDMYVGFSSATGTIVSEHIVLGWSFRVKGEAQPLALSKLPKLPVWNSKPTRVYRFYKNWVPLISVLLIFLLIVIFLVRFIVRRRRKFAEELEDWETEFEKNRLKFKDLYYATKGFKDKNLLGSGGFGRVYRGLMPKTKKDIAVKRVSNESRQGLKEFVAEIVSIGQMSHRNLVPLLGYCRRRDELLLVYDYMPNGSLDKYLYNSPEVTLDWRQRFKVINGVASALFYLHEEWEQVVIHRDVKASNVLLDAELNGRLGDFGLAQLCDHGSDPQTTHIVGTWGYLAPDHIRTGRATTGTDVFAFGVLLLEVACGRRPIEIDHVSGERVVLVAWVFGLWMEGNILNATDQNLGSEYNQSEVEMVLKLGLLCSHADPQARPTMRQVLHYLRGDSMLPDLSAVDLRGSGIMLGTNHGSNESGMFTTGSSVAYSVLSSGR; translated from the coding sequence ATGTTCTTCATTATCAAGCTCTTCACCATCTTCTACTTAAGCTTCTTTTGTGAATCCCTAAAGTCCGACTTCACTTACAATGGCTTCCGTCCTCCACCGACTGACATATCCATCCAAGGAATTACCACATTCACACCCAACGGTCTCTTGATGCTAACCAACACAACCATGCAAAGCGTCGGTCACGCCTTCTATACCAAACCAATCCGGTTTAAAGATTCTCCAAACGGCACCGTCTCGTCTTTCTCCACTACTTTTGTATTGGCTATTCAACCTCAGACCCCACTTGTTGGTACCCACGGTATGGCCTTTGTCGTTGCTCCTAGCCCTAGCCTCCCGTTGGCCACCTTCGGCCAATACCTCGGTCTCTTCAATGTCACAAACGACGGTAACGATAGTAATCATGTATTCGCTGTCGAGTTTGACACGATTAGGAATATGGTATTCAATGATACGAACAATAACCATGTTGGAATCGATATCAATAGCTTAAACTCGGCGAAAAGTTCGCTGGCTGGGTACTGGGACGAGAAAGATCAGTTTAATAATCTGACTTTGATCAGTAGTAAGCGAATGCAGGTTTGGATCGGTTACGATGGTCGTAGCCATCGAATCGATGTAACGATGGCTCCCTTCAACGAGAATAAACCTAGAAAACCACTTGTTTCTATAGTCAGAGATCTGTCTTCGGTTCTGTTGCAAGATATGTACGTAGGTTTCTCGTCAGCAACTGGTACTATTGTGTCCGAACATATAGTTCTTGGGTGGAGTTTTCGGGTGAAAGGGGAAGCTCAGCCATTGGCCTTATCGAAACTTCCGAAGTTGCCTGTGTGGAATTCAAAACCAACGAGAGTCTACAGATTCTACAAGAATTGGGTGCCGTTGATTTCCGTCTTGTTGATTTTCCTCTTGATTGTTATCTTCCTCGTGCGCTTCATcgtgaggaggaggagaaagttCGCTGAGGAGCTCGAAGATTGGGAAACAGAGTTCGAGAAGAACCGGCTAAAGTTCAAGGACTTGTACTATGCCACCAAAGGGTTCAAGGATAAGAACCTTCTTGGATCAGGCGGGTTCGGGAGGGTTTACAGAGGTCTCATGCCCAAGACAAAGAAGGATATCGCCGTGAAGAGAGTCTCCAATGAATCCAGACAAGGGTTGAAAGAGTTTGTGGCTGAGATCGTTAGTATTGGACAGATGAGTCACCGGAACTTAGTCCCTCTCTTGGGCTATTGCCGCCGGAGAGACGAGCTTCTTCTGGTGTATGATTACATGCCCAATGGAAGCTTAGACAAGTATTTGTACAACAGTCCAGAGGTAACCCTCGATTGGAGACAGAGGTTTAAAGTCATTAATGGTGTGGCCTCTGCCTTATTCTACCTCCATGAGGAATGGGAACAAGTGGTGATTCACCGCGACGTCAAAGCGAGCAACGTCTTGTTAGACGCGGAGCTCAATGGGAGACTTGGGGATTTTGGTTTAGCTCAGTTGTGTGATCACGGGTCTGATCCTCAAACAACGCACATTGTTGGAACGTGGGGATACCTAGCCCCCGATCACATCAGGACAGGACGGGCCACTACCGGTACTGATGTTTTTGCATTTGGGGTACTCCTACTAGAAGTGGCATGTGGTAGACGTCCTATCGAGATTGATCACGTAAGTGGTGAGAGGGTCGTGCTCGTGGCTTGGGTTTTTGGGTTGTGGATGGAGGGAAACATCTTGAATGCTACGGATCAGAATCTAGGGTCCGAGTATAACCAAAGCGAGGTCGAAATGGTTTTGAAGCTAGGTTTGTTGTGCTCTCACGCTGACCCACAAGCTAGACCAACTATGAGACAAGTGCTACATTATCTAAGGGGAGATTCAATGTTACC